A portion of the Stigmatella aurantiaca DW4/3-1 genome contains these proteins:
- a CDS encoding M48 family metallopeptidase — MRSSLTLPSFFRIYALPALWLFALPLFGVWFAGHATARFDQDVLETIESQVAQDTGLDEEQRQGVLDFVRATPASVACFSTGEELAGFRHNLGEACSDVRQFQWMRRLALASAVLGLVSAVAALLCALMAFVSRPFQYGSFVVGWNMLRITGAVQTLAQGGLAVWLSYWITAVWFDRYYPKLIGMVGILAAIALFHVVRAIFRRPAMDFEVEAEKLDEADAPELWAHVRRLCASLQTQPPDHILVGIDANFFVTESDVHAGGQKLTGRTLYVSLPLLRLLKRSEAEAVFAHEMGHLLGGDTGHGKRLAPMLAHFGHYLQALREGGLTLPIYHFMKAYRGVFELSLGRSRRASELAADRLAAGVTSGQDVAHSLVKVGAYASFRDHTEANLFARSEQQRTVAIAQQVALGFTEYALSEEVHRDLHGVVTPHPFDSHPPLSARLENVGQTLAPADVAKVLLEPTTSSWASAIVDADTTEARMWAVYEARFAEAHDLALAYRYEPSTDAERQHVEKHFPPLVFEGKVAGLEVRLDFAQVSCTEWDAPVSLEQVKTASTAGRMFKKYLDLQLKGSGMFSGKRSICLSKLKDADGLLHAFGHYLGRHRTMQEHRARPRRAA, encoded by the coding sequence ATGCGCTCTTCCCTGACACTCCCAAGCTTCTTTCGCATCTACGCGCTGCCTGCCCTCTGGCTCTTCGCGCTCCCCCTCTTCGGCGTGTGGTTCGCTGGCCACGCCACGGCCCGCTTCGATCAGGATGTGCTTGAAACCATCGAGAGTCAGGTAGCCCAGGATACCGGTCTTGATGAGGAGCAGAGGCAGGGGGTGCTGGACTTCGTCCGTGCAACCCCCGCTTCGGTGGCATGCTTCTCCACGGGGGAAGAACTGGCGGGGTTCCGCCACAACCTGGGCGAGGCGTGCTCGGACGTGCGGCAGTTCCAGTGGATGCGCCGCCTGGCGCTCGCCTCGGCGGTGCTGGGGCTTGTCTCCGCGGTGGCCGCCCTCTTGTGTGCCCTGATGGCGTTTGTCTCGCGGCCCTTCCAGTACGGCAGCTTCGTCGTGGGCTGGAACATGCTGCGGATCACCGGAGCGGTGCAAACCCTCGCACAGGGGGGCTTGGCCGTCTGGTTGTCCTACTGGATCACCGCGGTGTGGTTCGATCGCTACTATCCGAAGCTCATCGGGATGGTCGGCATCCTGGCCGCCATCGCTCTCTTCCACGTGGTCAGGGCCATCTTTCGCCGTCCCGCCATGGACTTCGAGGTGGAGGCCGAGAAACTCGACGAGGCAGACGCGCCGGAGCTCTGGGCCCACGTCCGCAGGCTGTGCGCATCGCTCCAGACCCAGCCACCGGACCACATTCTCGTGGGAATCGACGCCAACTTCTTCGTCACCGAGAGCGATGTGCACGCCGGAGGGCAGAAGCTCACCGGACGGACCCTCTACGTCAGCCTGCCCCTGCTGCGCCTGCTCAAGCGGTCCGAGGCGGAAGCCGTGTTCGCGCACGAGATGGGGCACCTGCTTGGAGGAGACACGGGCCACGGCAAGCGGCTTGCGCCCATGCTCGCGCACTTCGGCCACTACCTTCAGGCGCTTCGCGAAGGAGGGCTCACGCTGCCCATCTACCACTTCATGAAGGCCTACCGAGGGGTGTTCGAGCTCTCTCTCGGGCGCAGCCGGCGTGCGAGCGAGCTCGCCGCGGACCGGCTTGCCGCGGGCGTCACGTCGGGGCAGGACGTCGCCCATTCGCTCGTGAAGGTCGGCGCGTACGCGAGCTTCCGGGACCACACGGAGGCCAATCTGTTCGCCCGGAGCGAGCAGCAGCGGACCGTGGCGATCGCGCAGCAAGTCGCGCTCGGTTTCACCGAGTACGCCCTGTCCGAAGAGGTGCACAGAGACCTGCACGGTGTGGTGACGCCCCACCCGTTCGACTCTCACCCGCCGCTCTCGGCGCGCCTGGAGAACGTGGGACAGACGCTCGCGCCGGCCGACGTGGCGAAGGTGCTGCTGGAGCCCACGACCTCGTCTTGGGCCAGCGCCATTGTGGATGCGGACACCACCGAGGCCCGCATGTGGGCGGTATACGAGGCGCGCTTCGCGGAGGCGCATGACCTGGCGCTTGCCTACCGCTACGAGCCATCCACCGATGCGGAGCGGCAGCACGTGGAGAAGCACTTCCCGCCCCTGGTGTTCGAGGGCAAGGTGGCAGGGCTGGAGGTGCGCCTGGACTTCGCACAGGTGAGCTGCACGGAGTGGGATGCGCCCGTCAGCCTCGAGCAGGTGAAGACCGCCAGCACCGCGGGAAGAATGTTCAAGAAGTACCTGGACCTGCAACTCAAGGGGAGCGGCATGTTCTCGGGCAAGCGCTCCATCTGCCTGAGCAAGCTGAAGGACGCGGACGGGTTGCTGCATGCCTTCGGGCATTACCTCGGGCGCCACAGGACCATGCAGGAGCACCGCGCGCGCCCGCGACGGGCGGCCTGA
- a CDS encoding ArsR family transcriptional regulator has translation MNPSPPHPAQLIVDLGFGYILSGALAAAAELGVADHLAQGPKSPADLAKALGADASSLFRVLRLLASAGVFTEDTEGRFGLTPAADLLRSQVPGSLRDAVLMLTQKLFWAPTGELAETVRTGQTPFDRIFGKPFFDHLASDTAAGTTFHRGMSSLSDLENGSIARSYDFSPFQRVVDVGGGHGGFLIEVLQSSPKLRGVLFDHAHVLEGSRIASAGLADRCEHTVGDFFQTVPAGADVYVLKRILHDWSDEVCVNILRNCRNGMREGGRVLVIDAIIPPGNAPHGGKVLDVMMLAVLPGRERTEAEFQKLFAQAGLRLSRIIPTPTALSITEAVAT, from the coding sequence ATGAACCCGTCTCCTCCCCACCCAGCTCAACTCATTGTCGACCTTGGCTTTGGGTACATCCTCTCCGGCGCGCTCGCCGCGGCCGCCGAGCTCGGCGTCGCGGATCATCTGGCGCAAGGACCCAAGAGCCCCGCCGACCTCGCCAAGGCACTGGGCGCCGACGCCTCCTCGCTCTTCCGGGTGCTGCGCCTGCTGGCGAGTGCCGGCGTGTTCACCGAAGACACCGAAGGACGCTTCGGGCTCACCCCGGCCGCTGACCTGCTGCGCTCGCAGGTCCCAGGCTCGCTGCGCGACGCGGTGCTGATGCTCACCCAAAAGCTCTTCTGGGCCCCTACCGGAGAGTTGGCGGAGACAGTACGGACAGGACAAACGCCCTTTGATCGCATCTTCGGAAAGCCGTTCTTCGACCATCTCGCGAGCGACACGGCGGCGGGGACCACGTTCCACCGGGGGATGTCCAGTCTCTCCGATCTGGAGAATGGCTCCATCGCCCGGAGCTATGACTTCAGCCCCTTCCAGCGCGTGGTGGATGTCGGCGGTGGGCATGGGGGATTCCTCATCGAGGTGCTCCAATCCTCCCCCAAGCTCCGAGGCGTGCTGTTCGACCATGCCCATGTCCTGGAGGGTTCACGGATTGCCAGCGCCGGGCTCGCGGACCGCTGCGAGCACACCGTGGGGGACTTCTTCCAGACCGTCCCAGCGGGCGCGGACGTGTATGTCTTGAAGCGCATCCTTCACGACTGGAGCGATGAGGTCTGCGTCAACATCCTGCGAAACTGCCGGAACGGCATGCGCGAAGGTGGGCGCGTCCTCGTCATCGATGCCATCATTCCCCCGGGCAACGCGCCCCATGGGGGCAAGGTGCTGGATGTCATGATGTTGGCCGTGCTGCCGGGCCGCGAGCGCACGGAAGCGGAGTTCCAAAAGCTCTTCGCCCAGGCGGGACTCCGGCTGTCCCGGATTATCCCCACCCCCACGGCGCTCAGCATCACCGAGGCTGTTGCCACATAG
- a CDS encoding alpha/beta fold hydrolase, with product MSTQAPPLTAQAGKISGSYLTTQDGTQIYFKDWGPKDGKPIVFSHGWPLTADAWEDQMLFLSNHGYRTIAHDRRGHGRSSQPWDGHNMDTYADDLAQLTAALDLKKAVHVGHSTGGGEVTRYIGRYGTSRVAKAVLIGAVPPIMLKTGWHPNGLPLETFDGIRAGVLGDRSAFFKELSVAFYGFNRPGAKVSEGLRESFWMQGMMGGLKAEYDCVKAFSETDFRADLARFDVPTLLMHGDDDQIVPFEGAAKITATLVKGAKLKAYPGFGHGMCSVNKGVINSDLLAFIQE from the coding sequence ATGAGTACACAAGCTCCTCCCCTCACGGCTCAGGCTGGCAAGATCTCCGGCAGTTATCTCACCACCCAGGATGGCACTCAGATCTACTTCAAGGATTGGGGCCCCAAGGATGGCAAACCCATTGTCTTCTCGCATGGCTGGCCACTCACGGCCGATGCTTGGGAAGACCAGATGTTGTTCCTGTCGAATCACGGCTATCGCACCATCGCCCATGACCGCCGGGGCCACGGCCGCTCGTCGCAGCCTTGGGATGGCCACAACATGGACACCTATGCCGATGATCTCGCCCAGCTGACCGCCGCGCTCGATCTCAAGAAGGCCGTTCATGTGGGCCATTCCACCGGCGGTGGCGAAGTCACACGCTATATCGGCCGTTACGGCACTTCGCGCGTCGCCAAGGCCGTGCTCATCGGGGCCGTGCCGCCGATCATGCTCAAGACGGGGTGGCACCCGAACGGACTACCGCTCGAAACATTCGATGGCATTCGTGCCGGAGTGCTCGGCGACCGCTCGGCCTTCTTCAAGGAGCTGAGCGTGGCGTTCTACGGCTTCAACCGTCCAGGCGCGAAGGTTTCGGAAGGCCTGCGCGAAAGCTTCTGGATGCAAGGCATGATGGGCGGACTGAAGGCCGAATATGACTGCGTCAAGGCCTTCTCCGAGACCGACTTCCGCGCCGATCTCGCTCGATTCGATGTGCCGACCCTGCTGATGCATGGCGACGACGACCAGATCGTCCCGTTCGAGGGGGCGGCGAAGATCACCGCCACCTTGGTCAAGGGCGCGAAACTGAAGGCCTATCCGGGCTTCGGTCACGGCATGTGCTCGGTCAACAAGGGCGTTATCAACAGCGACCTGTTGGCCTTCATCCAGGAGTAA
- a CDS encoding xanthine dehydrogenase family protein molybdopterin-binding subunit, producing MDKSVGKPLDRVDGRLKVTGGAKYAAEFPQEQLAHAVLVTSTIANGTITRMNTAAAEKAPGVLAVLSPEKPPKIGGDPSKKQSPVDRVVQLLQTKRVDYQHQPVAVVIADTLERATHAAALVKVQYKAGKTKANFKAEKTQAYKPTAILGKPPDHEQGKASDEKPEAEVDATYVTPYEHHNPMEPHATTAVWEGDRLTVYDATQGVFGTRARLAALLGIPLENVRVITKFVGGGFGGKGSVWSHTALAALAAKAVSRPVKLVLRRDQMFGPVGYRPETEQRVQLKARKDGKLLLIRHETTSSTSTFDEFAEPSSMQTRMLYASEQIITSHRLVRLTLGTPTFTRAPGESTGTFALESAMDELAYKLNLDPVELRLKNHADQDPESGHPWSSKSLKECYRVGAEKFGWAKRNPMPGSMKDGRTLIGWGMASATYPARQMKASAKATLLPDGTVQVVSGSQDLGTGTYTVMTQIAADALGLAPDKVRFDLGDTQMPETPVSGGSWTAASVGSAVKAVSLALRDKAIALAVGDTVSPLHGLDAKQVQVDGGALVAGGKRDSYAALLKRQKLPSLEAQASSGPGPDSGKYSMHSFGAQFAEVRVDPDLGEIRVSRWTGTFGGGTILNEKTARSQLMGGIIMGIGMALMEESVVDTRTGRFITHDLADYHVPVNPDVPDIDITFVPENDPYVNPIGVKGIGEIGITGAAAAIANAVYHATGKRIRALPLTLDKLLTA from the coding sequence ATGGACAAGTCAGTGGGAAAACCGCTGGACCGGGTGGATGGGCGGCTCAAGGTGACCGGAGGGGCGAAGTACGCCGCCGAGTTTCCCCAGGAGCAACTGGCGCACGCCGTGCTCGTCACCAGCACCATCGCGAACGGCACCATCACGCGCATGAACACGGCGGCGGCGGAGAAGGCACCGGGGGTGCTCGCGGTGCTCTCGCCCGAGAAGCCTCCGAAGATCGGCGGCGACCCGAGCAAGAAGCAGAGCCCGGTGGACCGTGTGGTGCAACTCCTCCAGACCAAGCGGGTGGACTACCAGCACCAGCCCGTGGCGGTGGTGATCGCCGACACGCTCGAGCGCGCCACCCATGCCGCCGCGCTGGTGAAGGTGCAATACAAGGCGGGCAAGACGAAGGCGAACTTCAAGGCCGAGAAGACACAGGCATACAAGCCGACGGCCATTCTGGGCAAACCGCCGGACCATGAGCAGGGCAAAGCCTCGGATGAGAAACCCGAGGCGGAGGTCGACGCCACGTACGTGACGCCGTATGAGCACCACAACCCGATGGAGCCGCACGCGACGACGGCCGTCTGGGAAGGGGATCGCCTCACGGTGTACGACGCCACCCAGGGCGTGTTCGGCACCCGCGCTCGGCTCGCGGCGCTGCTGGGCATTCCCCTGGAGAACGTGCGCGTCATCACCAAGTTCGTGGGCGGTGGCTTCGGCGGCAAAGGCTCCGTGTGGTCCCACACGGCGCTCGCGGCCCTGGCGGCGAAAGCTGTCTCCCGGCCCGTGAAGTTGGTGCTGCGGCGTGACCAGATGTTCGGCCCGGTAGGCTACCGGCCAGAGACCGAGCAGCGCGTACAGCTCAAAGCCCGCAAGGACGGCAAGCTGCTGCTCATCCGCCACGAGACGACGAGTTCGACCTCTACGTTCGACGAGTTCGCCGAGCCCTCCAGCATGCAGACGCGCATGCTGTACGCCAGCGAGCAGATCATCACGTCCCACCGGCTGGTGCGCCTGACCCTGGGCACACCGACCTTCACGCGGGCCCCAGGCGAGTCCACCGGCACCTTCGCGCTCGAGTCCGCGATGGATGAGTTGGCCTACAAGCTCAACCTGGATCCGGTGGAGCTGCGGCTCAAGAACCACGCGGACCAGGATCCTGAGTCGGGCCACCCTTGGAGCAGCAAATCGCTCAAGGAGTGCTACCGCGTGGGCGCCGAGAAGTTCGGCTGGGCGAAGCGCAACCCCATGCCAGGCTCGATGAAGGACGGGCGCACCCTGATTGGGTGGGGCATGGCGAGCGCCACCTACCCGGCCCGCCAGATGAAGGCCTCCGCGAAAGCCACCCTTCTGCCCGACGGCACCGTGCAGGTCGTTTCCGGCTCCCAAGACCTCGGCACCGGCACGTACACGGTGATGACACAGATCGCCGCGGATGCACTGGGATTGGCGCCGGACAAGGTGCGCTTCGATCTCGGCGACACCCAGATGCCCGAAACACCGGTCTCGGGAGGTTCATGGACAGCGGCCAGTGTTGGCTCCGCCGTGAAGGCCGTCTCGCTGGCGTTGCGTGACAAGGCCATCGCGCTCGCGGTCGGAGACACGGTCTCGCCACTTCATGGCTTGGATGCGAAGCAGGTGCAGGTGGACGGCGGCGCACTCGTCGCGGGTGGGAAGCGGGACAGCTACGCCGCCCTGCTGAAGCGTCAAAAGCTGCCTTCTCTCGAAGCGCAGGCAAGCTCTGGGCCCGGTCCGGACAGTGGCAAGTACTCGATGCACTCGTTCGGCGCGCAGTTCGCCGAGGTGAGGGTGGATCCAGACCTGGGAGAGATTCGCGTGAGCCGTTGGACCGGTACGTTCGGGGGCGGGACGATTCTGAACGAGAAGACCGCCCGGAGTCAGCTGATGGGCGGCATCATCATGGGCATTGGCATGGCGCTGATGGAGGAGTCCGTGGTGGATACACGGACTGGACGCTTCATCACGCACGACCTTGCGGACTACCACGTGCCGGTGAACCCAGACGTGCCGGACATCGACATCACATTCGTTCCCGAAAACGACCCGTATGTGAACCCGATTGGCGTCAAGGGCATTGGTGAAATCGGCATCACAGGCGCCGCTGCTGCCATTGCCAACGCCGTCTACCACGCTACAGGCAAGCGAATCCGGGCACTGCCCCTCACGCTCGACAAGCTCCTGACGGCGTGA
- a CDS encoding SDR family NAD(P)-dependent oxidoreductase gives MNEIDPPVGGHHKGVLFTVQKALPLLRDGASIILTTSTAGSQGNPAFSVYGATKAAVRNFARSWVLDLKDRHIRVNAISPGPIKTPGLRGLAQSEEEAQAMFGQMVASIPLGRLGDPDEVAKAAVFLGSDASSFINGIELFVDGGAAQI, from the coding sequence ATGAATGAGATCGACCCGCCGGTTGGTGGCCACCACAAGGGCGTGCTGTTCACGGTGCAGAAGGCCCTGCCCCTGCTGCGCGATGGCGCCTCCATCATCCTCACCACCTCAACGGCGGGCAGCCAGGGCAACCCGGCGTTCAGCGTCTACGGCGCGACCAAGGCCGCCGTCCGCAACTTCGCCCGCAGCTGGGTCCTCGATTTGAAGGACCGCCACATCCGCGTCAACGCGATCAGCCCAGGCCCCATCAAGACCCCCGGCCTGCGCGGCCTCGCCCAGAGCGAAGAGGAGGCCCAGGCGATGTTCGGCCAGATGGTGGCCTCCATTCCCCTGGGCCGGTTGGGGGACCCCGATGAGGTCGCCAAAGCCGCGGTGTTCCTCGGCTCGGACGCCAGCAGCTTCATCAACGGGATCGAACTCTTCGTCGATGGCGGCGCGGCGCAGATCTGA
- a CDS encoding FAD binding domain-containing protein, whose protein sequence is MRPIDYTAAQDVRGALQKLAARPLESAPIGGGTNLVDLMKIHVQNPALLVDINGLPLAEIQEVEGGLRIGALVRNSDLANHPLVRERYPVLSEALLSGASPQLRNMATVGGNILQRTRCAYFRDISQPCNKREPGSGCGALEGFNRMHAVLGTSDKCIAANPSDMSVALAALDATVHVSGPKGERTVAFGDFHLLPGSTPERETVLKPGELITHVSLPASRFAARSRYLKVRDRASYAFALASAAVAIELEGKTIKDARVALGGVGTKPWRSAEAEKALMGQPADEVHFKAAAAAALKSAKPRTHNAFKVELARRTLVRVLALAAGLA, encoded by the coding sequence ATGCGGCCCATCGACTACACCGCAGCTCAAGACGTGAGGGGGGCGCTCCAGAAGCTGGCCGCGCGTCCCTTGGAGTCCGCTCCCATCGGAGGGGGCACCAATCTCGTGGACCTGATGAAGATCCACGTGCAGAACCCCGCCCTGCTCGTGGACATCAACGGGCTGCCACTCGCCGAGATCCAGGAAGTGGAAGGCGGGCTGCGCATTGGCGCGCTGGTGCGCAACAGTGATCTGGCCAACCATCCTCTCGTGCGCGAGCGCTACCCGGTGCTCTCCGAGGCCTTGCTCTCGGGGGCCTCGCCGCAGCTGCGCAACATGGCCACCGTCGGCGGCAACATCCTCCAGCGCACGCGCTGCGCGTACTTCCGGGACATCTCGCAGCCCTGCAATAAACGCGAGCCCGGCTCCGGCTGTGGCGCGCTGGAAGGCTTCAACCGCATGCATGCGGTGCTGGGCACCAGTGACAAGTGCATCGCCGCGAACCCCTCGGACATGAGCGTCGCACTGGCCGCCCTGGACGCGACCGTGCACGTGTCGGGTCCGAAGGGCGAGCGCACGGTGGCGTTCGGTGATTTTCACCTGCTTCCCGGCTCGACTCCCGAGCGGGAAACGGTGCTCAAACCGGGCGAGCTCATCACCCACGTATCGTTGCCAGCCTCGCGTTTCGCGGCGCGCTCTCGCTACCTGAAGGTGCGAGACAGGGCCTCCTACGCCTTTGCCCTGGCCTCGGCGGCGGTCGCCATCGAGTTGGAGGGGAAAACCATCAAGGACGCGCGCGTGGCCCTGGGCGGCGTGGGCACCAAGCCTTGGCGTTCGGCCGAGGCCGAGAAAGCGCTCATGGGCCAGCCGGCCGACGAGGTGCACTTCAAGGCCGCCGCAGCCGCGGCGCTGAAGAGCGCGAAGCCTCGGACCCACAACGCATTCAAGGTTGAACTCGCGCGGCGCACGCTCGTTCGTGTGCTGGCGCTGGCGGCTGGACTCGCCTGA
- a CDS encoding sterol desaturase family protein — protein sequence MQWAIEWLHTVPLWEAAGLFLLQNLLVFLLAVALGEWLMRRFAHRRVAPPAPALQRHELVLASVCVLLNSGVTFAGLLLWREGWIRFRLDTGPRVLVDLAVLVGVMDLGMYLLHRTAHSRWLYGWLHADHHRYEFARPLTLFVLNPLEVLGFGMLWLTVCVAYEASWIAMMLYLFFNTLWGVLGHIGVEPFPDGWVRWPVTRAVATTTFHARHHLNQAHHYGFYTLVWDRLFGTLAPDYEASFARAPRKAELQRSLGP from the coding sequence ATGCAATGGGCCATCGAGTGGTTGCACACCGTGCCCCTGTGGGAGGCCGCGGGGCTCTTCCTCCTCCAGAACCTTCTGGTGTTCCTGCTGGCCGTGGCCCTGGGCGAGTGGCTGATGCGGCGCTTCGCCCACCGCCGCGTGGCGCCCCCGGCACCCGCCCTCCAGCGGCATGAGCTCGTCCTCGCCTCCGTGTGCGTCCTCCTCAACAGCGGGGTCACCTTTGCCGGGCTGTTGCTGTGGCGAGAGGGGTGGATCCGCTTCCGGCTCGACACGGGGCCACGCGTGCTCGTGGACCTCGCGGTCCTCGTGGGGGTGATGGACCTGGGCATGTACCTGCTGCACCGGACTGCGCACTCGCGGTGGCTCTACGGCTGGCTCCACGCCGACCATCACCGGTATGAATTCGCCCGGCCCCTCACCCTCTTCGTGCTCAATCCGCTGGAAGTCCTGGGCTTCGGGATGCTGTGGCTCACCGTCTGCGTGGCCTACGAAGCCTCATGGATCGCCATGATGCTCTACCTCTTCTTCAATACCCTCTGGGGCGTGCTGGGACACATCGGAGTGGAGCCCTTTCCCGATGGCTGGGTGCGCTGGCCTGTCACCCGCGCCGTGGCGACCACGACCTTCCATGCCCGGCACCACCTGAATCAGGCGCACCACTACGGCTTCTACACCCTCGTCTGGGACCGGCTCTTCGGCACGCTGGCGCCAGACTATGAGGCCTCATTCGCCCGGGCCCCGCGGAAAGCGGAACTCCAGCGGTCCCTCGGTCCGTGA
- a CDS encoding (2Fe-2S)-binding protein: MSDPKQPPHGTGAEGDAPSVLDDGKTTRREFVGTAVVGGTLLAAGFLSLSATAQGGAKASSLEGPSVAPVPIKLQVNGQEHALEVEPRVTLLDALRENLGLTGSKKGCDLGQCGACTVLVEGRRVNSCLTLAVMQQGKRITTIEGLSQGETLHPMQQSFLAHDGFQCGYCTPGQIMSAVGFSREPWGQTDADIREGMCGNICRCGAYPHIVAAVRDGRGKQA, translated from the coding sequence ATGTCCGACCCGAAGCAGCCTCCCCACGGCACCGGCGCGGAGGGTGACGCCCCCAGCGTCCTCGACGATGGAAAGACCACCCGGCGCGAGTTCGTCGGCACCGCGGTGGTGGGCGGCACCCTGCTCGCCGCGGGCTTCCTCTCCTTGTCGGCCACCGCGCAGGGAGGCGCGAAGGCCTCGAGCCTCGAAGGGCCTTCAGTGGCCCCGGTGCCCATCAAACTCCAGGTCAATGGCCAGGAGCACGCGCTGGAGGTCGAGCCACGCGTCACGCTGCTCGATGCACTCCGCGAAAACCTGGGGCTGACCGGTTCCAAGAAGGGCTGCGACCTGGGCCAGTGCGGCGCGTGCACCGTGCTCGTGGAGGGACGCCGTGTGAACTCCTGCCTCACGCTCGCCGTGATGCAGCAGGGCAAGCGGATCACCACCATCGAGGGGCTCTCTCAGGGCGAGACGCTCCACCCCATGCAGCAGTCCTTCCTCGCGCATGATGGCTTCCAGTGTGGCTACTGCACGCCAGGCCAGATCATGAGCGCGGTGGGCTTCTCCCGCGAGCCGTGGGGGCAGACCGACGCGGACATCCGCGAAGGCATGTGCGGGAACATCTGCCGCTGCGGTGCTTACCCCCACATCGTGGCCGCCGTTCGCGACGGACGCGGGAAGCAAGCCTGA
- a CDS encoding LysR substrate-binding domain-containing protein has product MDVALRVRTTLDTDATLTVRTLARSRRILVASPEWARRLGGEQALESLASVPTLSSVEQAGQDVWVLVGPGQRTATVRHEPRLACGDFLALREAAIAGLGVSLMPDHSCGAALCSGQLVRVFPDWHAPDGMVHLVFTSRRGLPLPVEALIGHLAEHVRDALMWGEAT; this is encoded by the coding sequence GTGGACGTCGCGCTCCGGGTGCGCACCACGCTCGATACCGACGCGACGCTCACCGTGCGCACGCTCGCCAGGAGCCGCCGCATTCTCGTCGCGAGCCCCGAATGGGCCCGCCGCCTCGGCGGCGAGCAGGCGCTGGAGTCCCTCGCCTCGGTGCCAACCCTGAGTTCGGTCGAACAAGCAGGCCAGGACGTCTGGGTGCTCGTTGGACCTGGTCAGCGGACGGCCACCGTCCGCCATGAGCCGCGGTTGGCCTGCGGGGATTTCCTGGCCCTGCGGGAGGCGGCGATTGCCGGGCTGGGCGTCTCCTTGATGCCCGACCATTCATGCGGGGCCGCTCTGTGCTCAGGCCAACTCGTTCGCGTCTTCCCGGACTGGCATGCCCCGGATGGGATGGTGCACCTGGTCTTCACCAGCCGCCGGGGGTTGCCACTCCCCGTGGAAGCGTTGATCGGTCACCTCGCCGAACATGTTCGTGACGCGTTGATGTGGGGTGAGGCGACGTGA